The following coding sequences lie in one Drosophila sulfurigaster albostrigata strain 15112-1811.04 chromosome 2R, ASM2355843v2, whole genome shotgun sequence genomic window:
- the LOC133838029 gene encoding uncharacterized protein LOC133838029 — MSQKTHKPSISWSGIHEAMLFELWEENLTALRSAQKNTHIFKRMCEKLLAAGFNVEWKDVRIKIDNLTKKYKNEIKKRGPTGGAPSQWQHFAKVHRILSAVKSINFEECILDSLDPDEGKWDRFMSSISNRWRRQSSPALAEPCDSNDLYSGDSNIILFWS; from the exons atgagCCAAAAAACTCACAAGCCGTCAATATCGTGGAGTGGCATCCACGAGGCTATGTTGTTCGAGTTGTGGGAGGAGAATTTGACGGCATTGAGGTCTGCCCAAAAAAACACGCACATATTCAAACGTATGTGTGAGAAGTTATTGGCGGCAGGCTTCAATGTAGAGTGGAAGGATGTAAGGATCAAGATAGACAATTTgaccaaaaaatataa aaatgaaattaagaagCGAGGTCCAACTGGCGGTGCGCCATCGCAGTGGCAACATTTTGCCAAGGTCCACAGAATCTTGTCAGCGGTGAAGTcaataaattttgaagaaTGCATCCTCGATAGCTTGG atCCCGATGAAGGGAAGTGGGATAGATTCATGTCGTCTATTTCAAATCGTTGGCGCAGGCAGTCCAGTCCTGCGCTAGCTGAACCGTGTGACTCGAATGATTTATATTCGGGTGATTCTAACATCATCCTTTTTTGGAGTTGA